tttaaaagctTTAATAGTAAGAAGAATAAGAGTGTTGTTTATATGATgatagttatttttttcgaatAACTCttctaataatattaaaatatattttcttattaaattatttttatattcattttttgtgGATAATTtacttattatataaaacatttttattagttCGTCTATTTTATGCACACAATTGGAATGTTTATCATGTTTACtatttttaccatttttaccatttttatcattttcaccattttcattattttcactGACATTACCAATATTGTAACAAAATTGAAACAGcaattttttgataaaataattaaaagaaGGAAGCTCtttatcgatattttttatcatagcTAACGAATTGATGGCCTTAAGTATGTgctcattttttaaataattaatttttacatacatattttttattactaacTTTATAATATCATGATTTATATAGTTCAGcttattcatataatataatatattacaaCAATCCATATAACACATTTGTTTTTCGTTATATGCaagaatattattattattatttttttttttttcatatttttcagaAATTTGAAACTTCATTTTATTCTCAAATTGATCTAATGTAGACTCGGATAAGTGTgtcaaattattaaatttgtttttatttaattggtTTATTTCCAAggtattaatatatttataatttatttgaattatattttcgatttgtctatacatattatttgttATGCTTACCATATCTTTCTCTTTCTCTTCAAAATCAAAACAGCTTTCAACTTTATTTATAGCTAACTGCCTATTTTCAAATAAGCTAATGTTGCCACTATTGCTACTCAAATTCAAGTCTAAacaatttatatcattttttttaattattaaaaagcttaaataatttagtgtcgaatcaaaaaaaaaataattaattttatcaatCAAATAAGAACACTTACTTACCCCCCTTAATAACATCACTATATCTTTTGTTGTAAAATAAACAGATAATAttaatgcattttttatgaaatataataaaaaataaaaattatcatgttttattttaccaaatatacctattatatataaataataatgaatatatttttcacacTTATCATATTCctcatattttatacaatttgaaattttcaatttattacaaaaattaaaataaataaaatttttacaaaaaatataatcattattatttattacacTTTTATCTATAAGCATATCAATTGATTTTATTAGTAACAAATGTGTGTTTAAATCaagaatattatttttttttttttctaaattattatcaaataatttatacttTTCGCTAGTTTgaatttttgttaaatattcacaaacatttttattatcatctaTTATTTCACTATTTAAACATTCCATTATTCTGTAAAATAATTTCAAAGTAAATGAATTTAATAAAGTATCACGTTTGTTAATTATAGAATAATcatgtaaaatataaataagtgTTGATATTGATAACACATCATTtaaatttcttttaaataatataatttctgACTTGTTCATGCAAAAATTAAgattattatacatttttttaaaatattgtattaattttattaattccgCTAAATCATTAGTTAAACATTctgaataatttttttcttttaaaatatcaaaaataaatgaaaaataagaCAATGGAAGTAgatctttatatttattatttctactttttatattatttaatatatttatcaaatctatattttttaatttataaatattactaggaatttttaatatatttaaaatatcataataaatatcattatcaattaaattaaaaaattcgaAATCTTCTAATATGTTACATAATTGTTGTATACTTCCatagttcatttttatataaaaattattttttaattttaaatttatttcgttaataatttttaaatcttctttatttaaaatggaattattatcatttatttggTTTTCTAAGTCTGTActcattttgtttattttatttattttattcaaattgttcatattttttactaattttttattacaccGTAAAACTGATGAAATTCCTTTTATTTGTAATTCTAAagcaatattatttattttgtccaaaaataattttaacatatcttccatattttcatttaaaattaaaaaattatttaacgaattaacataaaaatgataaaatatacatatgtctatattattacttttatttattatattttttatatttttaataaatagatCAATAAAATGTGTGTGATAATTACCTAATTTAACCATactatttaaaattaaactTATACTCCTTATTGGCATAttatcaaatatttttaagcttttattaattaagattatatatgaagatattattttattgttatcatCATATTCTTTATTCCTTTTAGATATTTCCAAAATATTCGATTTGCTAATTACATTTATTAGCTGTGAAATTTCTATTGCATTTTCAGCTAGCGAAATAGAATATACTAActtattttcaaaatcattatattcttttttttttatattttcatataactCTTCGCATATTTTAGttattcttttattatcttctccattttttttatatatttctctattaaaattaaatctATGTCTGTATCTATATTCTTTATTAATCTGACCACAAACATTTTCTCCTTCTATATGCTTACATTTGATTTGctcattttgttcattttgttcGTTTTGTTCgttttgttcattttgttcgttttgttcattattttttcgaattttatttatataatcgATGTTCAAgggttttttatttttataaagagacttggaaaaaaaaaatctaatTGAACTAAAATTATTACGTAATATTATTGTCCCCATTATTCTTTccccatttttttcaaaaatgttattatatttttttataaacatgataaaaaaaacaaaaaaaaaaacaaaaaaaaaaacaaaaaaaaactaaaattATGTCAGTTATTCAATTTGTTAGTTATATATAGCTACTTTCATGGGTCAAGATAAAAGTGTAGAAAAATAAAtctgtaaaaataaatctgTAGAAATATAtctgtaaaaataaatctgTAGAAATATATCtgtagaaataaaaaaaactgattatatttttactttgcAAAAACAACATATACAATGTAAAAGatctaatataaaaaaaattgccaAATCAGCTCTATGCATTTTCCAGTTAATTATAACGCTGCTATacataatatcaaaaatggAGGAGAACAAATTAACAGATTTTatcatatgttttttttatattaacaaaaaattttgaaatttaaaaaatacaaaaaaaatgttaaaaagttcgttaaaaaaatgtaaagaaaTTAtgctaaaaatattatatattatgtgaAACATCaatttttacataattaaaaaatgaactaaaaaaaaaccaAACATTAAACacgtaaaaaaattatgcatgTATGTAACATTTTTCTTTCAGTTTAGCAACTTATTTTTAAAGCCTATTACACATAATGTTCCAAAcgcataaataaataaataaataaataaaaaaataaataaatgaatatatatatacattctGTATCTTTTgcttattttcttcatttttaaataaaacattcATTTGTTgtataaacatatttattgAATTATTATGTCTTTACAAAAGTGTACATAATACTACTAGTCACATATATacggaaaaaataaaatggctATTATAAAGTTGGGTTGGGCTAAAGTTGGAACTTATTTGTTGTCATCTTCTCCTGATGGAATTATTCCCGCCTTTTTCCACTCATTGTACCTTCGAAAATTTCCAAAAAACGCATAAATAACATTATTGCGAATAAAGAATAACACAAACAATATGTGTGCAAAAATTATACACATAGTAAAACTATTTTAATGATATACTATATAGTAGCATATACGAATAAAAGAAAACATGGCAATATTAATTggggaaaaaatatagacatttttgaaataaaaaatatgattttgcaactatttttatatgtactTACGTTGTGTATCCCAATtcctttattaatttttcttccattgtcattttttcttctttttcgttttgtatttcttttttaacaTTTCTTACATAACTCATAGGTGTTTGTATTCCATCCCCCGTAACCATCAAAACTAACATACTAAACGACGTAAAAgccaaaaattttatttggctgtcctaaaaaaaaaaaaaaaaaaaaaaaaaaataaaaaaaataaaataaaataaaataaaataaattggCTAGCTAGCTATTTTAAACAATTTTCTCCAAATTATGTacatatgtgtgtgtgtgcttaatttatctttttagtatatatttaaaattactGAAAACTTTCCGTTTctaataaaaagaaattttttcaatttgttcatcattttattttacaacAAAATTCGTCTTTTAAAAGTATTAATATAGTGGCATTTTTTGTCAAATGGTAAacattaaattatatgtataataggGGATAGTATATATCTAAATGGATaagcatatataaatttgtttagTTTGAATTAAGAACTATAAATATCTTTGCGTAGAGTTTCAAATGGTGTTATTGGATACAtttgaataataaatttttgtgAGGTTAATTTGAACTCctctttttaattttgaaaataatttttctctTTATTTTTCGCGATCTCTTTATGTTTCGTTTCCTACAACGATAATAATTATCGTAACAATTAATTCGgatttgttttaaaaatattttcctttctcattatttatgtacacataatattttttttaacggtatactatatttttcaaaaataatattatataaataaataagcaCAAAAGTATacatttatttgtattaataagagatatatttttgaaataaaaaaaaaaaaaaaaaaaaaattatataaaaaatagtttaCTTAACATAGTTTTATACAAATGATGTATATATGAgcttaaacattttttttatctataccTTAATGTGGGTATTGTGTGGTTATTGAGTTATTATTCCCTGTTTTGGGTAAACTAGCAAATcctcataaaaaaaaaggaaaacatGAAAAATGTTTTCTTCGATTTTTTCAAGcccaaataaaatatattacttaTTGAAcaatgtaaataatttatttttaaaatatgaacaagtaAGGAatcataaaattattaagcCAAGGAATATTATTAAGATATGGAAAATAAAACCAGGAGATGAAGTGAAAGTAATATCAGGAAAAGATAAAGGGAAAATAGGCGAAGTATTAAGTTGTGATAAATTTCGGAATATGGTTAAAGTAAAAGGATGTAATTTaaggaaaatatttattgataataaatatgtttatattgaaaaaaaaatacactatTCAAATGTTCAGTTAATAGATaactttttaaaaacaaatacaAAAGTTTCTATTAGATATACTGATGATAATCAAATAATaagaatatcaaaaaaatcgGGAATTGTTATACCATGGCCTATTGATAAAAAGGTAGAATCTGAATATGATCAGGAAGACGAAAACCCTTTAGACACACACCCAGAGGAAGCTTTGAAGAAAACATATGACTATAAAACTGATGTAAAATTTATGAACATGTTAAGGCAAACAGTTAATAAATACAATAGAGAGTTAtcatagttatatatatcaacttTTATATCttaatttattcatatatttttttctatatcttATAATTcgaaatatattaacaatacCAATttgcacacacatatatatttaacgaTCTCATTATGGATAAGCACAATCACCATTTtagtgaaaataaataatcgCCATTCATTAATGATATATTCAAATTGGTAGAAACTTAAATACCCTCTCCGAATATAGCACAAAATAAttgaaagaaaaatattagGGCGATAAAATGGGAAAGGTCGTAAAATTAATTAagtatatgaaaaaatattacgagatagcataataaaaattaaattaataattaacttttattttattttgctttattttgccttattttgctttattttattttttttaaatacaaaatattcTTTCATAATCAGCAAGTTTTAAATTATCTCCTTTGCACACCCAtacatttaatattaatatgaccagtaaattattttcaataatatatcatgtccattttcataaaactatatatctttaatttgAAAGACAATAAATTGGTATATGAAGAATATTTTAACCACACCTAAAATTTCACCTATCAATTATTGCGCgctttttgaaaaaaaataaatatgcattCATTCTatattatgcaaaaatattCAATTTGCACAAAATATTATGACTATGTTCATATACAATTGGTGCATAATTttctcaaaaaaaatatataatataaaaattatataataaaatatagagatatattaaaaaaataattgtctTTTAATAGCTTTATTTACACATTACTTGTAAAGATATTAAGTTTTAACTAATTATTCCTTCGAAATATTACAATTAtgttttttctcttttataaaatttacatGTACAtgtcataattttatttttataaatatttatgtgGAACTTTTACCGATTTTATGCTTATTTAactttgttatatatatatatgtatatattcgTATGAATTTTAcgatattattaatatatttcatcACTAAacagtttttttttcactattaTGTAATTTCCTTACGGTATCCcgctttatatatttatactaaaatatgttttatcaaTTAACTACGACAatacaatattataattatacaaatatatttattcatattatagCCTAATATGTTAATAGCACTTAATCAAACAAActcttatataatatttgtataaatattcgatatatatattttttttttttcaataatctTGTGTAAAATTTATCAATTACCCCTTTATTTTTGCTAAATTACGTACATGCATTTTAAAActgatatataatatttgggtaatattttttgcatattttttctaaaatttatatatatatatatatatacgtcGATTCAAAAAAAGtatgaacaaaaaatatgaacaaaaaatatatgaacaaaaaaaatatgaacaaaaaatatatgaacaaaaaaaatatgtacaaaaaatatatgtacaaaatatatgaacaaaatatatgaacaaaaaaaatatgtacaaaatatatgaacaaaatatatgaacaaaatatatgtacaaaatatatgtacaaaataattatattagcattttttgaatatcgtaaaaaatatacgCTACATAATCATGATATATATACagtataaaattatgttaaATAGTAATgctatattatttattattcatGTACttagaaatatttatatatatatatacaaataattttatttattatttttttaatcacttccatttttaattgtataaacaaaaaataaaaatagcatCTTTTTATTTGTCATTTAAGCAGGgggattttttttatttttataattcatatatcAAGTGATTATTATgcttatttaatttaatttattttttttaataaaataattttcttttataatacatatgaaaaataaatagttaataaaaaagtaaaattttttttatataaagctaaaaatttatattttgttttgcttatttttgcttatttttactttaatattttctatttaACTTGTATATTTTGcgattatttttatatataaaaagaaataattcAAGGTTTTGCGAATTTTATgtttaacatttatttatatatatacatatgatacACAAACCCCTATATATTATGTTACTCTTTGTGATCATATTAAAAGAAGTAAAGAAATtgcataattataaaatcaaGCTATATTACACTTATTCCTTTACtctttaaattaattttagcATTCTTCATGAATTCACCAATTCGACATATGTTCagttcatttattttatattacataatatcttttttaatgttgtttattttaaatttagtTTGTGATATTCTTTCGTCGttagtataatatatatatatatatatatgcatgcatactttgtatttatatttcaaaataaaagggtatcaatatatatttttgaaggATTATATATAAGCACATTCAAAATATATCTAAAAATATTCGAGGgactaatattaaaaatttatatcatattattgCGACCATtacacatacatatatatatattcatatatggAGGCTTTTTGTTTAGTATAAGAATTTTTCTTTGAGCGTTTAAAAAGCATAtgttaatttatttgttatgtatatatagtcATATTTTTAAGGCATTTTTGTTCCTTCagcatataatttatttttatttattttattttttgcatatagtttttttttatcattatttctTTCCTTTTTCTTACTcggataaaaaaatatcgcAGCATTCgtagtatatatttatttattacaaatatataaatatatacatatatatataaatacatatatatataaatacatatatatatatgtatgtatatgctACTCTTTCGTCATTCAAGGAATAAAGAAAATCATAACAATGGGAATGGAGAATAACAAAATGAtcaaacaataaaatatattataaattatttatattaattggATATGCACattttactatattttttttgaggtgtaataataattcacAATTTGTGTGCAAGTAAGGAATTgttgttttattaattcttaAGGAATTGTAAAAATCtatatgtttaaaaaattaataaatgaataaataaataaatgaataaataaaaagacGAATTAAAATCAAAAGGATCaatttcaaaatataaatcatttttgtaaatatattagGACAAGTATAGAATTGGAAAATCATAGGATTGTAATTATTAAcagtacatatttttttattattccaactagctataataatttttttttttttttttttattatttattaatattatattttcaagaaatattatataagggaatgcaaaaattatgttAGCTATATTTGTTTGaaaatcaatttttttaataagttcaggaaataatatttttatataataaccaTTTATAGGCTTTATCTCATTTTCATGGAACCGTATTGTCTATATGCCCTAATATTAAGTTTAAAGCTTCACACCAAAGTATGCATATATGatatacacacacacacacacacatatatatatatatatatatatatactctTTTATTTGCATTCCTTTTCTGTTTTTCTGATTTCTTCAATTATTTTTGTGTGTAAGAAAGCGTTTTCTTATTAAAGTAGGAAAAAATTTTGAggattattttattttctagtTGGTTTGGGTATTAATCAAGAATTTTTACTTACGATAATTTTGCATACACACAcgcacacacatatatacatatatattatatattatatatatacatatttatacttcataaaattatatcatCATGATTAAGCAAAAGCGGTCCTATTCACATATGGAAAATGATGAAGGTATAGATCcaaataacaataatgaGGGTGATGTTTCGTTTAAAAGGCAACGAAATAATAGTCATAGTAGCAACATGACGTATGGAAGTATGAACGAGGAATATGAAAAtggtgataaaaataataaaataaataatggtAATATGGAAATGTTAATACCATATTGTATTTTATTGCCAAATAGGGCAATCGGTTATGTCATTGGTAAGTCAGGTAATAATGTACGTGAAATTGAAAACATATGTGatgttataataaaatgcCAAAAAGAATTTGATATATCTGTTTACCCTCCTCCCtctgaaaaaatattaacagtATCTggtaaaaaggaaaataaaaagaaagcATTAGAAttgatattaaataaatctaAAACTGTTATGGATTTTCAAGAAGAGGATGGAAAGGaatctattgttattattgtgCCTACTAGATCTATTCCAATTATTATTGGCCAAAAGGGTTCTAAAATATCTTCATTATCTGAAAGATCGTTATGTGAAATTAACGTTCATAAGGATGATGTACCAGGAATAAAAGATAAagctatttttataaaatcaaatcaaataacaaaaattattgattgtataagtattatatatgatttaTTAGAAGAAGTTGCAGAAAATGGAATATTAGAAATAGCAGAATTTCCTGGAATTTCGAAAAATTTCACATCTCCTACTAATAATATTGGTTTGTGTGGTCCTCCTCCTATAAATGGTTCATCATCTTTTCATGAAAATTCTACTGCCAATAGTGTTAGTGGTTTTTCGAATCATTATAACGATACACATTCTATGAATTCCGGAACAAACCAATTTAGAGGATctagaaataataataatatgaattataataataatataggaAATAATGGGTCAAAATTTTctatgaaaaataaagaaaataattattatgataattacagtaataacaatatggATGACTATGATAACTTTTCTGTTCCACGCGAAAAAAATCTtttattacataaatttGGAAAAGAATCTAGTTCTTGTGTTATTCGTTTTGTTTTAGATGTAGAAACTACTGCATGGATTATAGGAAAAGCAGGGTGCCATATAAAAGAAATTCGAACAATAACCGGGGCAGGTGCAGTAATTGTAGATGCTCCtgataatattgaaaatgtaaAAACATGTGATCGTATATTAACGTTATCGGGTTCTccagaaaataaatataatgcattaaaattaatagttaAACAAATGGaagaaagagaaaaaaatattaataattctatgCGTATGTTAGTTCCTGGTAAAGCAGCTAGCTTTCTAATAGGTAGAAAAGGTTCTATAATTAAATACATTACTGAACAGTCTGGTTCTCAAATTCAAGTAgctaaaaataaagaaagtgaaaatgaaaaattagtTTTAATAAGTGGATCACCAGAATCAAAAATTTTAGCTTCAGTTctaattttacaaaaattagAAGAATATGATAATCCTATAATAGCAAGAGAAGGATTACTTATTCCATTAaatgatttatattattctaataataataataataaaaattcaaatatgaaaaaaaataataactctTCTATTCATGGAAATGGTAGTGGCCCAACAAGAATGATACAAAATAATGTAAGAGGTTCTATCAATAACAATAGTGGTGGAAATAATAGTCGATATTATTCTAATTCAGTTCTAAACAATAATAACATAGGtaataatatgaacaatcatatagataatataaataatgataacaataataacCCGTCTAATTACCGTtatgacaataataataataataatatgaacaatatgaacaatatgaaaaataaaacagaTGCAAAAGAACAAATTGAAAACatgtttttaaatgaaatttataaatCTATACCTATTACTTCATTACCTAAAATATTATCAGTTAAACAACCTTATACTATTGAATTAAATATGCCAGATGTGTATTTAGAAACATTTGATTC
This sequence is a window from Plasmodium yoelii strain 17X genome assembly, chromosome: 1. Protein-coding genes within it:
- a CDS encoding RAP protein, putative translates to MFIKKYNNIFEKNGERIMGTIILRNNFSSIRFFFSKSLYKNKKPLNIDYINKIRKNNEQNEQNEQNEQNEQNEQNEQIKCKHIEGENVCGQINKEYRYRHRFNFNREIYKKNGEDNKRITKICEELYENIKKKEYNDFENKLVYSISLAENAIEISQLINVISKSNILEISKRNKEYDDNNKIISSYIILINKSLKIFDNMPIRSISLILNSMVKLGNYHTHFIDLFIKNIKNIINKSNNIDICIFYHFYVNSLNNFLILNENMEDMLKLFLDKINNIALELQIKGISSVLRCNKKLVKNMNNLNKINKINKMSTDLENQINDNNSILNKEDLKIINEINLKLKNNFYIKMNYGSIQQLCNILEDFEFFNLIDNDIYYDILNILKIPSNIYKLKNIDLINILNNIKSRNNKYKDLLPLSYFSFIFDILKEKNYSECLTNDLAELIKLIQYFKKMYNNLNFCMNKSEIILFKRNLNDVLSISTLIYILHDYSIINKRDTLLNSFTLKLFYRIMECLNSEIIDDNKNVCEYLTKIQTSEKYKLFDNNLEKKKNNILDLNTHLLLIKSIDMLIDKSVINNNDYIFCKNFIYFNFCNKLKISNCIKYEEYDKCEKYIHYYLYIIGIFGKIKHDNFYFLLYFIKNALILSVYFTTKDIVMLLRGVSKCSYLIDKINYFFFDSTLNYLSFLIIKKNDINCLDLNLSSNSGNISLFENRQLAINKVESCFDFEEKEKDMVSITNNMYRQIENIIQINYKYINTLEINQLNKNKFNNLTHLSESTLDQFENKMKFQISEKYEKKKNNNNNILAYNEKQMCYMDCCNILYYMNKLNYINHDIIKLVIKNMYVKINYLKNEHILKAINSLAMIKNIDKELPSFNYFIKKLLFQFCYNIGNVSENNENGENDKNGKNGKNSKHDKHSNCVHKIDELIKMFYIISKLSTKNEYKNNLIRKYILILLEELFEKNNYHHINNTLILLTIKAFKNMYPYRYIKLVKMVISWINDEIGNEEIFKNKNNNLINFDFLKTYFSVLPTLVNPTTNIYSDINDKYLLTSKKLFSILHEQFRQNNCIKNDAISVIVDFMNISFHYMDNFFLENYPNLILYIINEKEILSKEQFCLFLLNFKYLSNWGLKIKDNQISEDNYNIDSQNKYTELYNLIEKSFNEFLNNDKNKYMNEIIYGNNNPNDDGNGNLNYDFSFNKKKLTFLDTEDNNEEEIISMEYNSVNINDLFDIKKNNLNSDIINKKEKKKNLYKFVENNERKEGKHELCGKKKNRLNEFEIILRKYAYCQNNAKDKIEIVKNKKIFLFDIKYIELKKNIIFEFLEEQNYFKEPDDSTIELLPHINLRLLILNKLNFYIFIMPFFEWDSYYGRLEKAKAIFHKLLSITNNTNSYPIQTNRDSVFSSIGQYK
- a CDS encoding 50S ribosomal protein L24, putative, producing MFSSIFSSPNKIYYLLNNVNNLFLKYEQVRNHKIIKPRNIIKIWKIKPGDEVKVISGKDKGKIGEVLSCDKFRNMVKVKGCNLRKIFIDNKYVYIEKKIHYSNVQLIDNFLKTNTKVSIRYTDDNQIIRISKKSGIVIPWPIDKKVESEYDQEDENPLDTHPEEALKKTYDYKTDVKFMNMLRQTVNKYNRELS